In Tsukamurella tyrosinosolvens, the genomic window CCGGCTCGATGATCGGCGGCATCGCCCAGACCCAGGAGATGCTCGACTTCTGCGCCGAGCACGGCATCGGCTCCGAGATCGAGCTGATCTCCGCCGATCAGATCAACGAGGCCTACGAGCGCGTGATCGCCTCGGACGTGCGGTACCGCTTCGTGATCGACACCGCGACGCTCGAGGCGCCCGCCGCCGGCTGAGCCCCGGAGCGAGCGGCCCCGGGCCGGTCGATCAGAGCTGGTTGATCCGGATCAGGTTGCCGGCCGGGTCGCGGAACGCGCAGTCGCGCACGCCGTAATCCTGGTCCATGGGCTCCTGCACCACGTCGGCACCCGCACCGGCGACGCGTTCGAACAGGCCGTCCAGGTCGTCGGTCGAGAGCGTGACCGCGGTGTAGGCGCCCTTGGCGATGAGGTCGAGCACCGTCTGCCGCTCGTCCGCGGTGACGCCGGGGTCCATGGCCGGCGGGTGCAGCAGGATCGACGTCTGCGGCTGGCCGACGGGACCGACGGTCAGCCACCGCATGTCCTGGTAGCCGACGTCCTTGCGCACCTCGAAACCGAGCAGGTCGCGGTAGAAGCCGAGGGCGGCCTCGGCGTCGGTGTGGGGGAGGTAGGCGAGCGAGATCGTGATGGTCATGCGGCCCAGGTTATTGCGGCGGGGCGTGCGGTGCTTCTCGGTTCCTGACCGGTCGCATGACCTGCCGGGCGAGGCACGCCGGGATGCCCTCCGCGGCGGCGCTGTGGTCGCGCTTGTAGACGCTCGGCGGCACGCCCACGAGTTCGGTGAACCGGGTGCTGAACGTGCCCAGCGACGAGCTTCCCACCGCGAAGCACGCGTCGGTCACGGAGACGTCGCCGCGGCGCAGCAGCATCATCGCCCGCTCGATCCGGCGGGTCATGAGGTACGAGTAGGGCGATTCGCCGTAGACGCGCTTGAACTCGCGGCTCAGGTGCCCCGCGGACAGGTGGGCGCCGCGGGCCAGTTCCTCGACGTCGAGCGGCTGCGCGAACTCGCGGTCGATGCGGTCGCGCACGCGGCGCAGCACCGCCAGGTCGCGCGCCCGCTGCGCCGGGTCAGGACTCCGGGCGCCACTTCTTGGCGTACTCATCCACGTACTCCTGCCCGGTGAGCGACTGGATCTCCTGCATGAGCCGGTCGGTCACCGAGCGCTCCAGCGCGTGACGCTCGTCGGGATCCGACGGGATGTCGTACTCGATCGGCTCGATGGGCTTGGCGAACTTCACCTGCACCCGCTCGGCGTGCCAGCTGAACGGACCGGGGGGCGAGACCTTGTCGGTGCCGATGACGCCGACGGGGATGATCGGCACATTCGCCTCGAAGGCGATCCGGACCAGGCCGGTGCGGCCGCGGTAGAGCCGGCCGTCGGGGGAGCGGGTGCCCTCCGGATACATGCCGACCAGGCGGCCCTCGCCGAGCAGCTTCTTGGCGGTGTTCAGCGCGGCCGTCGCCGCGTCGCCGCCGGCGCGGTCGATCGGCACCTGCCCCGTCTGCGTGTAGAAGAACTTCTGCAGCTTGCCGGAGACGCCGGGCGCGGTGAAGTAGTCGCTCTTCGCCAGGTAGGAGATGCGGCGCGGCACGACCAGGGGCACGAACAGCCAGTCGGCGATCGACAGATGATTGCCGGCGATGAGGGCCGGGCCGTCGACCGGGATGTTCTCCAGGCCCTCGACGGTCGGCCGGTTCACCAGCCGGATCGTCGGTCCCACCGACACGTGCTTGATCAGCCAGTACAGGAGGCCCTGGTCCCCGTGGTTGGTCTCAGCCATGGCGGACAACTTACCGGACCGTCAGGTGCCCCCGGGGCCCGAAGCCGAGGTGCGCGGCCGCCTGTGACGGCACCCACACCGGTGGTCGACGGCATCGCCGGTCGGCCGGTGCCCGGCCGGATACCCGGTGGCGCGGCACCCATAGAATGGGGGCATGTCTGATCTGCAGCTGAGCCGTCTCGACCTGCGCGGTCGTCGCCCGTCGCTCGCCGAGCTGCGTGCGGCGCTCCCGCGCGGCGGCGTCGACGTGGACGCGGTGGTGCCGCAGGTGCGGCCCATCGTCGACGCGGTCGCCGAGCGCGGTGCGGAGGCCGCCCTCGAGTTCGGCGAGAGGTTCGACGGTGTCCGCCCGGCCACCGTCCGGGTTCCCGCTGCGGCGCTGGAGCGATCGCTGGCCGAGCTCGAGCCCGCGATCCGCGAGGCGCTGGAGACCGCGATCGGCAGGGTCCGCGCCGTGCACGCCGACCAGAAGCGCACGGATACCGTCACCGAGGTCGTGCCCGGCGGCACCGTCACGGAGCGGTGGATCCCCGTCGACCGCGTCGGCCTCTACGTGCCCGGCGGCAACGCCGTCTACCCGTCGTCCGTCGTGATGAACGTGGTTCCCGCGCAGATCGCGGGTGTCGGTTCGCTCGTGGTCCTCTCGCCCGCGCAGAAGGACTTCGACGGGCTGCCCCATCCCACGATCCTCGCGGCGTGCGCGCTGCTCGGGGTCGACGAGGTGTGGGCCACCGGAGGCGCGCAGGGCATCGCGCTCGCCGCACACGGCGGCACGGATCTCGACGGTGCCGAGCTGGCTCCCGTCGACCTCATCACCGGTCCCGGCAACATCTACGTCACCGCCGCGAAGCGGCTGTGCCGCGGCCTCGTCGGCATCGACGCGGAGGCCGGGCCCACCGAGATCGCGATCCTCGCCGACCACACCGCCGACCCGGTGCACGTCGCCGCAGATCTGATCAGCCAGGCCGAGCACGACGTCATGGCGGCATCGGTCCTGGTCACCACGTCGCCCGAGCTCGCAGACCGCGTCGACGAGGCGCTCACGGCCCAGCTCGAGATCACCCGGCACCGCGAGCGGGTGGACACTGCGCTGCGCGGCCCGCAGTCCGGCACCGTGCTCGTGGACGGCATCGACGAGGGGCTCGCGGTGGTCAACGCCTACGCGGCGGAGCACCTGGAGATCCAGACCGCCGACGCCCGGGAGGTCGCGGGCCGGGTTCGCGCCGCCGGAGCGATCTTCGTCGGCCCGCACTCGCCCGTGAGCCTCGGCGACTACGCCGCCGGCAGCAATCACGTGCTGCCGACCGCGGGCTGCGCGCGGCACAGCTCGGGGTTGTCGGTGCAGACCTTCCTGCGCGGCGTGCACGTGGTCGAGTACGACGAGGCCGCGCTCAAGGACATCGCGGGCACGGTGATCACCCTGGCGAACTCGGAGGACCTCCCCGCACACGGCGAGGCCGTGCGGCTGCGGTTCGAGTCGCTGAAGGGCGGCCGCGCGTGAACCCGCTGCCCGGTGAGGCCGTGAGCCTCGACCAGCTGCCCATCCGGGACACCTTGCGCGGCAAGCAGCCCTACGGCGCGCCGCAGCTCCCCGTCGCCGCCGCGATGAACACCAACGAGAACCCGCACCCGCCGAGCCCGGCGCTCGTCGCCGACATCGCCAAGGCCGTCGGTGAGGCGGCGGCCGCGATGAACCGGTACCCGGATCGCGACCTCGCCGCGCTGCGGAACCGGCTGGCGGAGTATGTGACCGAGCGGACCGGCACCGTCGTCGGGCCGCAGAACGTGTGGGCGGCCAACGGCTCCAACGAGATCCTGCAGCAGGTGCTGCAGGTCTTCGGCGGGCCGGGGCGTACCGCGATGGGCTTCGTGCCCAGCTACTCGATGCACCCGATCATCTCGGACGGCACGGATACGCACTGGATCCCGGGGAAGCGGACGGCCGACTTCGGCCTCGACGTGGACTACGCGGTCGGGGCGATCGACGAGCTGCGCCCCGACGTCCTGTTCCTCACCAACCCGAACAACCCGACCGGGCACCTCATCGCCGAGGACGACCTGATCCGGCTGATCGAGGCTGCGCCGGGCATCGTCATCGTCGACGAGGCGTACGGGGAGTTCAGCGCCGGGCCGTCGGCGGTGCGGCTGCTGGACCGCTTCGGCGAGAAGCTGATCGTGAGCCGCACGATGAGCAAGGCCTTCGCCTTCGCGGGCGGGCGCGTCGGCTATCTGGTGGCGGCGCCCGCGATCGTCGGCGCGATCCAGCTCGTCCGCCTGCCCTACCACCTCTCGGTGTTCACGCAGGCGGCGGCGATCGCCGCGATCGACCATCGCGCGGAGACCCTGGCGTCGGTCGCGCACCTGTCGGCCGAGCGCGACCGGATCTCCGCGCGCCTGCGGCAGCTCGGCTACGACGTGATCGAATCGCACGCCAACTTCATCCTGTACGGCGGCTTCGCCGACGAGGCGGCCGCCTGGCGCACCTACCTCGACGGCGGGGTCCTGGTGCGCGACATGCACATCCCGGGGCACCTGCGCGTGTCGGTGGGGTTGGACCACGAGAACGACGCCTTCCTCGCGATCAGCGAGAAGCTGGCGCCCGAGAAGAAGTGAGTGACTCCATGACCGATCGCATCGCCCGCATCGAGCGCACCACGAGGGAGTCCTCCATCGTGGTGGAGATCAACCTCGACGGCACCGGCACCACCGAGATCGCCACCGGCGTCCCCTTCTTCGACCACATGCTCACCGCCTTCGGCCAACACGGCAGCTTCGATCTGACGGTGCAGGCCAAGGGCGACATCGAGATCGACGCGCACCACACCGTCGAGGACACGGCGATCGTGCTCGGCCAGGCCATCGCGGAGGCCCTGGGCGACAAGAAGGGCATCCGCCGCTTCGGCGACTGCTTCATCCCCATGGACGAGACCCTGGCGCACGCCTCCGTGGACGTCTCGGGTCGGCCGTACGCCGTGCACACCGGTGAGCCGGAGTACCTGGTGCACTCCGTGATCGGCGGCTACCCGGGCGTCCCCTACTCGACGGTGATCAACCGCCACGTCTTCGAGTCCCTCGCGATGAACGCACGGATCGCGCTGCACGTGCGCGTCCTCTACGGCCGCGACCCGCACCACATCACGGAGGCGGAGTTCAAGGCCGTCGCCCGCGCCCTGCGCGCCGCCGTCGAGCCGGACCCCCGGGTCACCGGCGTCCCGTCGACCAAGGGCACGCTCTAACGGTCCCGCGCGCCGAGCGCCGGCGCGTAGGCGTCCGGCTCGCTCGGGGGACCCCGTCCTTTCGGAGGGCGGGGACGCAAACAATTTTGTAGGATCAACAAAATTGTTCGCGGGAAGCCGGGAGTGCCGATGTCCAAGGTTCGAGGCGTGAGCGCCGTCAGCATCGTGATCGTCCTCCTGGCGGGCCTGCTGGCCTGCGGGTCGCCGGACCGCGCGGGGGAGGGCGCAGGCGAGCAGAAGCCCATCGCGGTGTCCGTGGACGTCACCAACCTGCCGCAGCGCATCATCGGTGTGAAGCAGTCGATCCCCGTCAGCGC contains:
- a CDS encoding VOC family protein — protein: MTITISLAYLPHTDAEAALGFYRDLLGFEVRKDVGYQDMRWLTVGPVGQPQTSILLHPPAMDPGVTADERQTVLDLIAKGAYTAVTLSTDDLDGLFERVAGAGADVVQEPMDQDYGVRDCAFRDPAGNLIRINQL
- a CDS encoding helix-turn-helix transcriptional regulator, which encodes MSTPRSGARSPDPAQRARDLAVLRRVRDRIDREFAQPLDVEELARGAHLSAGHLSREFKRVYGESPYSYLMTRRIERAMMLLRRGDVSVTDACFAVGSSSLGTFSTRFTELVGVPPSVYKRDHSAAAEGIPACLARQVMRPVRNREAPHAPPQ
- a CDS encoding lysophospholipid acyltransferase family protein, producing the protein MAETNHGDQGLLYWLIKHVSVGPTIRLVNRPTVEGLENIPVDGPALIAGNHLSIADWLFVPLVVPRRISYLAKSDYFTAPGVSGKLQKFFYTQTGQVPIDRAGGDAATAALNTAKKLLGEGRLVGMYPEGTRSPDGRLYRGRTGLVRIAFEANVPIIPVGVIGTDKVSPPGPFSWHAERVQVKFAKPIEPIEYDIPSDPDERHALERSVTDRLMQEIQSLTGQEYVDEYAKKWRPES
- the hisD gene encoding histidinol dehydrogenase, which produces MSDLQLSRLDLRGRRPSLAELRAALPRGGVDVDAVVPQVRPIVDAVAERGAEAALEFGERFDGVRPATVRVPAAALERSLAELEPAIREALETAIGRVRAVHADQKRTDTVTEVVPGGTVTERWIPVDRVGLYVPGGNAVYPSSVVMNVVPAQIAGVGSLVVLSPAQKDFDGLPHPTILAACALLGVDEVWATGGAQGIALAAHGGTDLDGAELAPVDLITGPGNIYVTAAKRLCRGLVGIDAEAGPTEIAILADHTADPVHVAADLISQAEHDVMAASVLVTTSPELADRVDEALTAQLEITRHRERVDTALRGPQSGTVLVDGIDEGLAVVNAYAAEHLEIQTADAREVAGRVRAAGAIFVGPHSPVSLGDYAAGSNHVLPTAGCARHSSGLSVQTFLRGVHVVEYDEAALKDIAGTVITLANSEDLPAHGEAVRLRFESLKGGRA
- a CDS encoding histidinol-phosphate transaminase translates to MNPLPGEAVSLDQLPIRDTLRGKQPYGAPQLPVAAAMNTNENPHPPSPALVADIAKAVGEAAAAMNRYPDRDLAALRNRLAEYVTERTGTVVGPQNVWAANGSNEILQQVLQVFGGPGRTAMGFVPSYSMHPIISDGTDTHWIPGKRTADFGLDVDYAVGAIDELRPDVLFLTNPNNPTGHLIAEDDLIRLIEAAPGIVIVDEAYGEFSAGPSAVRLLDRFGEKLIVSRTMSKAFAFAGGRVGYLVAAPAIVGAIQLVRLPYHLSVFTQAAAIAAIDHRAETLASVAHLSAERDRISARLRQLGYDVIESHANFILYGGFADEAAAWRTYLDGGVLVRDMHIPGHLRVSVGLDHENDAFLAISEKLAPEKK
- the hisB gene encoding imidazoleglycerol-phosphate dehydratase HisB, with the protein product MTDRIARIERTTRESSIVVEINLDGTGTTEIATGVPFFDHMLTAFGQHGSFDLTVQAKGDIEIDAHHTVEDTAIVLGQAIAEALGDKKGIRRFGDCFIPMDETLAHASVDVSGRPYAVHTGEPEYLVHSVIGGYPGVPYSTVINRHVFESLAMNARIALHVRVLYGRDPHHITEAEFKAVARALRAAVEPDPRVTGVPSTKGTL